A single region of the Nakaseomyces glabratus chromosome D, complete sequence genome encodes:
- the CMC1 gene encoding Cmc1p (CAGL0D02046g~Ortholog(s) have copper ion binding activity, role in mitochondrial respiratory chain complex IV assembly and extrinsic component of mitochondrial inner membrane, mitochondrial intermembrane space localization), translating to MSEQAASESGRRVPLWVLNAREEKEARTNLKNMAYKNCDEYVKAMADCAKQNGLKCFPACDQQRADMRQCLLFYQTDHYLDVERDKIVQKRIARLEEMVNKQKS from the coding sequence ATGTCTGAGCAAGCAGCTAGCGAAAGCGGGCGTAGAGTGCCCTTGTGGGTTTTGAATGCTAGGGAGGAGAAGGAGGCCAGGACGAACTTGAAGAACATGGCTTACAAGAACTGTGATGAGTATGTGAAGGCTATGGCTGATTGTGCAAAGCAGAATGGTCTCAAATGTTTTCCGGCTTGTGATCAACAGAGAGCAGACATGAGGCAGTGCCTGCTGTTCTACCAGACAGATCATTACTTGGATGTTGAGAGGGACAAGATTGTTCAGAAGAGAATCGCCAGGCTGGAAGAGATGGTAAATAAGCAGAAATCGTGA
- the HSK3 gene encoding Hsk3p (CAGL0D02018g~Ortholog(s) have microtubule plus-end binding activity), translating into MNNTKQRQYAHLAQQLEELNQNLKETTRHLDTMSKQCNENLVGQLGKVNSSWLIGSSRCFEDQMLGGGEK; encoded by the coding sequence ATGAACAATACTAAACAGAGACAGTATGCGCATTTAGCTCAGCAATTGGAAGAGCTGAACCAGAACTTGAAGGAGACAACGAGACATCTCGATACCATGTCTAAACAATGCAATGAGAACCTGGTCGGGCAATTGGGGAAGGTGAACAGCAGTTGGCTTATCGGTAGTAGTCGGTGTTTTGAGGACCAAATGCTTGGTGGAGGtgaaaaatga
- the CTK1 gene encoding cyclin-dependent serine/threonine protein kinase CTK1 (CAGL0D02002g~Ortholog(s) have RNA polymerase II carboxy-terminal domain kinase activity, cyclin-dependent protein serine/threonine kinase activity) has product MSFAGYSGNSNSNSHFKRRNTTQTDRDGANTHNKRSRPNNYSKNADFAKSNDMNDRNNSKPEFTGSRYQGGKASRFPKKDYEESSNKNRNRNQNTKRFQSTKPNRKLNVNESRFREDYNNKHGRISTRYNNFTTGNTSDIRTNGNNTPLRQDDRNTITRPSNNANNNQDSGRKIFELPKGPKSTISRYNTGEPYKGTKPQSIPTPTLPTTFLSRPMNDSVYERLLQVGEGTYGKVYKARNTVTKELVALKKLRLQGEREGFPITSIREIKLLQSFNHENVSTIKEIMVESQKIIYMIFEYADNDLGGLLLNKQININAAQSKHIFKQILHGIEYLHDNNILHRDIKGSNILIDNQGSLKLTDFGLARKIDCNRDAIRDYTNRVITIWYRPPELLLGTTNYGPEVDMWGCGCILVELFNKMAIFQGTNELEQLEAIFKVMGSPSIEQWPNIFDMPWFFMIMPQQATKYPNVFEEKFRAVLETDNCFKLAQGLLRYDQEKRLTASEALQSEYFKEDPQPQPLILNDAISCHEFEVKLARKQQKKKEQSKSTTSSA; this is encoded by the coding sequence ATGTCATTTGCTGGGTACTCTGGTAATTCCAATTCGAACTCCCATTTCAAGAGGCGGAACACCACGCAGACCGATAGAGATGGTGCCAATACACATAATAAGAGGTCAAGGCCGAATAATTATAGTAAAAATGCTGATTTTGCGAAGAGTAACGATATGAATGATAGGAACAATAGCAAACCAGAGTTTACAGGCTCGAGGTACCAAGGTGGGAAAGCCAGCAGGTTTCCGAAGAAGGATTATGAAGAGAGTTCGAACAAGAACAGGAatagaaatcaaaatacGAAGAGGTTCCAAAGCACAAAACCAAACAGAAAGCTGAATGTTAATGAGAGTCGATTTAGAGAAGACTACAACAATAAACATGGCAGAATCTCTACACGTTACAACAATTTCACAACAGGCAATACAAGCGATATACGGACTAATGGTAACAACACGCCTTTACGACAGGATGACAGAAATACTATAACCAGGCCATCTAACAATGCCAATAATAACCAGGATTCAGGCaggaaaatatttgaaCTTCCCAAGGGACCAAAATCAACAATATCTAGATATAACACTGGAGAACCATACAAAGGTACAAAACCTCAATCTATACCAACTCCTACTCTACCTACTACTTTCCTATCGAGACCCATGAACGACTCCGTGTATGAACGATTATTACAAGTTGGTGAAGGTACATATGGTAAGGTCTACAAAGCTAGAAATACAGTTACGAAAGAACTTGTTGCACTCAAGAAGTTAAGACTACAAGGGGAAAGGGAAGGATTTCCAATCACTTCAATTAGAGAAATCAAGTTATTACAAAGTTTTAACCACGAGAACGTGTCAACAATAAAGGAAATTATGGTGGAAAGCCAGAAGATCATATACATGATCTTTGAGTATGCCGACAATGATCTTGGGGGGTTGTTACTAAATAAACAGATCAATATTAATGCGGCACAATCGAAACACATATTCAAACAAATTCTTCACGGTATCGAATACCTACACGATAACAACATACTACATCGTGACATAAAGGGCTCTAATATTCTTATAGACAATCAAGGCTCACTTAAGCTCACGGATTTCGGTTTAGCTAGAAAAATAGATTGTAACAGAGATGCCATCCGAGATTATACAAATAGGGTCATAACGATATGGTATAGGCCGCCCGAGTTGTTGCTAGGTACAACAAATTATGGACCTGAGGTAGATATGTGGGGTTGTGGGTGTATACTTGTCGAGTTGTTCAACAAGATGGCAATCTTTCAAGGTACAAACGAGCTGGAGCAACTTGAGGCTATTTTCAAAGTCATGGGCTCTCCAAGTATAGAACAATGGCcgaatatttttgatatgcCCTGGTTCTTCATGATTATGCCTCAACAAGCTACCAAATATCCAAACGTTTTTGAGGAAAAGTTTAGGGCAGTGCTAGAGACAGACAATTGCTTCAAGTTGGCACAGGGTCTACTACGTTATGATCAAGAAAAGAGGCTAACAGCCAGCGAAGCGCTACAAAGCgaatatttcaaagaagaTCCTCAACCGCAGCCTCTAATATTGAATGACGCTATAAGTTGCCACGAGTTTGAAGTAAAGCTGGCcagaaaacaacaaaaaaagaaagaacagaGCAAGTCTACCACCTCTTCTGCTTAA
- the MRPL31 gene encoding mitochondrial 54S ribosomal protein mL60 (CAGL0D02024g~Ortholog(s) have structural constituent of ribosome activity and mitochondrial large ribosomal subunit localization), whose protein sequence is MFGPFRGTQFLQGGLLWKVPWRMSGPQKFRQRQRLKAVDDVVKNLTLGLHVQRCQEKGLQFEQALEERKYKPRSAIMRLLNKASFFPKEYQMSAKDKYTVFDKKSRGYRKGIHKVPKWTKISARRNPQFF, encoded by the coding sequence ATGTTTGGTCCATTCAGAGGTACTCAGTTCCTGCAAGGCGGGTTGTTGTGGAAAGTTCCATGGAGGATGTCCGGTCCCCAGAAGTTCCGTCAAAGACAGAGGCTAAAGGCTGTTGATGATGTAGTGAAGAACCTAACACTTGGATtgcacgtacagcgctgTCAGGAGAAAGGGTTGCAGTTTGAACAAGCACTGGAAGAACGCAAGTACAAGCCCAGAAGTGCCATTATGCGTCTGCTGAACAAAGCGTCGTTCTTCCCTAAGGAGTACCAGATGTCAGCAAAGGACAAATACACAGTGTTTGACAAGAAGAGCAGAGGCTACAGGAAAGGTATACACAAGGTGCCAAAGTGGACTAAGATTTCAGCTAGGCGCAACCCTCAATTCTTTTAG